One Miscanthus floridulus cultivar M001 chromosome 11, ASM1932011v1, whole genome shotgun sequence DNA window includes the following coding sequences:
- the LOC136494245 gene encoding cationic peroxidase SPC4-like: MAARRVCSAVLAIGLLLAAAVAAVPPHLQLVTDTDGGLSLDFHAASCPQLEGIVRAAVQAERGKDVQVTAGLLRIFFHDCLPQGCDASILLDGEKSFGPNASLQPRALQLIESIRAKVHAVCGATVSCADIIALATRDAVSLAGGPSIAMPQGRTDSLRPATNAEVNTLPSPFSDVSTLLGTFSRRGLADPADLVALSGGHTVGKASCSFIRGNDDFSRRLAANCSAGRTGKQSLDVITPDAFDNRYFVALRSTQGVLLSDQGLAGDQRTARFVAAFASNQGAFFNQFANSMVKLGSIKAAAAGEIRRNCFRPNGRVSLDDVSALIGDDAAAVASDEGFAASA, translated from the exons ATGGCGGCAAGAAGGGTGTGTAGTGCCGTCCTGGCCATTGGCTTGCTgctggccgccgccgtcgccgcagtGCCGCCTCATCTTCAGCTGGTGACTGACACTGACGGTGGTTTGTCGCTGGACTTCCACGCGGCGTCGTGCCCGCAGCTGGAGGGCATCGTGCGCGCCGCCGTGCAGGCCGAGCGAGGCAAGGACGTCCAAGTCACGGCCGGCCTCCTCCGCATCTTCTTCCATGACTGCCTCCCCCAG GGGTGCGACGCTTCCATCCTTCTGGACGGCGAGAAGTCCTTTGGTCCCAACGCTTCTCTACAGCCACGGGCGCTGCAGCTCATCGAGAGCATCCGCGCCAAGGTGCACGCCGTGTGCGGCGCCACCGTCTCCTGCGCCGACATCATCGCGCTCGCCACCCGCGACGCCGTCAGCCTGGCCGGAGGTCCGTCCATCGCGATGCCCCAGGGCCGCACCGACAGCCTCAGGCCGGCCACGAACGCCGAGGTAAACACCCTCCCGTCGCCCTTCTCCGACGTGAGCACGCTCCTCGGCACCTTCAGCCGCAGGGGGCTCGCCGACCCCGCCGACCTCGTCGCGCTCTCCGGCGGCCACACCGTGGGGAAGGCCAGCTGCAGCTTCATCAGAGGGAACGACGACTTCTCCCGGAGGCTCGCCGCCAACTGCTCCGCCGGCCGCACCGGGAAGCAGAGCCTGGACGTGATCACGCCCGACGCCTTCGACAACAGGTACTTCGTCGCGCTGAGGAGCACCCAGGGGGTGCTGCTCTCCGACCAGGGCCTCGCCGGCGACCAGCGCACGGCCCGCTTCGTCGCCGCCTTCGCCAGCAACCAGGGCGCCTTCTTCAACCAGTTCGCCAACTCCATGGTCAAGCTGGGCAGCATCAAGGCAGCCGCCGCCGGCGAGATACGCCGCAACTGCTTCAGGCCCAACGGCCGCGTCAGCCTCGACGACGTCAGCGCTCTCATCGGCGACGATGCCGCCGCCGTCGCTAGCGACGAGGGCTTTGCAGCCTCCGCTTGA